The genomic region TTTGCTCGGTGGCTTTTCTTGAAGAAACAATTTTCTTCTTTATGACCGAACTTGTTACAGTTTCGGCATTTTGTTTTTCCCCGAAACCAACATTCTTCTTCTTTGTGGTTATTTTTATTGCAAATTCCACAAGGAGGATATTTTCTTTTTTCCTTGAAATCTTTTTCATTTACCCAATATTTGGGTTTATCTCCTCCTCTAGAAGATTCATCAAACTTTCTTTCATTTTCATCTTTTTGAGATTGTAGATTGATTTTAGTTCGGAATACTTTCTCTATTGGACTTTCATTCCGACCACTTAATCTTTTTTCAAATGTTTCTAGAGAGCTTATTAATTCTGTCACCGAAAGACTTGTTATGTCTTTTGAGTTTTCGATGGCAGTCACTATTGGATCATATTTTTTAGTGAGGCTAATGAGTATTTTTTCTACTACTCTAGTCTCACTAATATTTTCTCCATAGGCTCTTAATTGATTTACTATTTCCTTGAGTCGGGAATAGTAATCTTTTACGATCTCAAATTCTTTTATTTTTAAATTTTCTAAATCTCTCCTCATAGTTTGAAGTTTGACAGAACGTACCTTTGCAGTTCCTTGGAACTCCTCCTTTAGTAAATCCCAAGCTTCTTTTGATGTTGTGGCTCCTATGATTCTTGAGAAATTTGTGTCGTCCACCGCTAGTTGAATGGCGTAAAATGTTGTCGCATCTTTTTGTCTTTCTTTCTTTTCTTGTCTTTCTTTCTTTTCTTGCCTTAGTTGCTCCACCGACGGATTTTCTGAAGTCGAGAACCCTTTGTCTACAATGTCCCATAGGTCTTGAGACACGAAGAAAGTTCTCGTTTTGATACTCCAAAAATCATAATTTTCTCCCTTAAAGATGGGAAGAGGAATTGATGATTGGTCGGAGGTGGAGGTAGACATGGTGGACAAATTTTAACAGCCCAAATTTGATCGAAGCAAGCTTTAATAAACGCCCAAAGTTCTTGATCGAACTAGGCTCTGATACCACTAATGGTTTTTAGAAGTGGCTATGATACCACTCTTAAAAATTGTTATGTGCGGAAACTTTTAGTGGTGATGGGCTAGAACAAAGTGTTTAGGACTTTGTATGTAAGAGCTGGACTTGGGAGAAGGATGTTATTAGGACAGGGTTATTATGACAACTAGTTTAGGAGGATAGAGGAGATGTTAACAGAGGAGGACTACTTCAATTGAATGCTTGCTTCATTCATTCATACGTTTGTTGCATTGTTTGATTACATTGCATACATATTTATAGAGGTCATTAACCGACCTTGCATAGTAGCCATCGACCTTATGGTCTTCTCTAGAACATCCTAGACCACTTAGCTAGCTTTAGTTTATTACACTTCTTTCATGATCATTTTATATTAATCTAGATTATTCTAGCTAGCTCTAGGACTTCCTTAGACTTCAGTCTAAGACAACTTGATCAATGTAGAACATTCTAGATATGTTTCAATGTGCATTACTTTCTAACAGGTGAAAAGGTGTGGGGTGGGCTTTCTGTATGCTCGACGCCAAGACGGAAATGCTGTGGCCATGGACCATCAACATGTTGAAGATACCACAAGTGAGAGTGAGAAGTACTCAGTTACCTCTCTTGAAACTATGTTTCGAAAACTGTCATTAGATTAGTCCACCACAAGATCTCCAAAAAGAAACCGAAACAAAGGAACATGAATCTATTGGACCATGATTATAATAGTTCTTTTGCATGTTGTGGCTGGCTGAGAACCAGATTTCATAAAACTATATGCTAAAATGCATCATGTCATCGGATTCTTGTTTTGCGATAGCCGCATATATTGGGTTGCTATGCAGTTGTAGTTTTTGCAGGTTCATATGTCATACCTTCGCAAAACTCAACAAGAAGGAAAAGCTAGACCCTTTAGTGAAACAAGTGCTGCTTCAGGAAACCCATGCATAGCACAGAATGTAACAGATAAGCCACCATTTCAAGATGATATACACATATACTCCTGAATCACTGCAATTAACTTAAGGCATACATACATACACTCTGAATCGAACTATAATTGTTGAAACATACAATATTCAAGCACAAGCAAGAGAAAGGAAGAAGATAGATGAACCATATATATGTACATGAACTCAGTTTTCTTGAACCTGTTTGTATCTTCCCACAGCTTTATTGAACCGCATGCAGAGATCAGATATCTTATGCTAGATGCAGTTCAAGAAAGCTGTGGAAAGATATAAAGAGGATCACCATCTACAGAAACAGTAATAAGATGTTTGTAATCTCACAGAGTTACCTAATATATATAGTGGTAGAAATTGAAGCTTGAATGTGATACATAGAGGGATTTTCAAAATTTAAAAGCAAAGTTGAAAAGAATCTCAGTCAAAGTACAGCGAGTCCAAATGGTTGGTACATCTGATAGAACTGATTGCTGTAGCCAGCAGCCTTGCAGTACTGTACTCTACAATTCAGTCTGGTTTCCTGACTCTCCAAGTGGGTGTCCTTGCTAGCTAGCTTGATCAATTCACCGAATCCTTGATAGCCTTGTTACTACGTGAAACAATCACAATTATCCCGAAACAAGGGTCGAGTGGTGTTTATAGTGAAGAAGAAGAAGACCAGACCTTTACCAAATTAACCCCAAAACAGAACAGAGGGGTTTTGGAGAAGTGCTAGGGTGGCATTTTTAATGTTTTATTTAATTTTTTTTCCCATCAATCCCAAGAAGAATATTGAGCCCAACATTGCTGTACCTTATTTTAGTTATTTTTATGCTGTGCCCTTCTGTGCCTATTCTTATGGTAAGCCACTTATGTTGCACGGACATCGACATGACGACACGATAAAAACTTAAAAATTGAGTTTTTGACATGATTTGGACACAGTAAATAAAATAATATATTTATATATTTTTAATACATAAAAATATACTAAAATATGAAATAAGTTCATTACATTATCAAAATCATGTTTTAAATTCAATTTTCTTTTCTTTTTTGTCTAAATTCAACAAATTACATAAACATATTAAAATAACATTAAAAATAATCAAACGCAAGTCATTAAAGAAAATCAAATTAGCAGTTTTGATATAGGTTGTAAAAAAAACTTAGGCATCAACTTAGTAACACAACAACCCTCTAACACCTAATAGACAAGAAAATTTCAATCATTTCATAATCCATATAAACCTTCTTCTTTTTTTAAATAAATAAATAAATATATATATATACATATACAGGGCCCTTCTACTAAGGGATCCCTTTTTTTGACATATATGAGGGATCAAGCATTAGACCAACTTTTCAATCATATATCAACATCTCCACCGTTCAATATTTAGATGTATATATGTAGATCATTTCTGCAAAATTTCATCCCATTTGGTGATCGTTAAGGCTTCGAACTAACTGAAATCAATTGATGGATCAAATCTGCCNNNNNNNNNNNNNNNNNNNNATGGATCAAATCTGCCAAACCTGAACCGTTCATGCCTATAATTTTAATTCGCAGTTTTGAACACCTTAACGATCACAATTTGGATGAAATTTTGCAGAAGTGATCTACATATTAGGACCTAAAAACTGAACGGTTAAGATTGAAAAATGTGATTGAAAAGTAGGTCTAATGCTTGATCCCTCATATATGTCAAAAAAGGGAATCCCTTAGTAGAAGGGCCCTGTATATATATATATATACACAGAAAAGTTCCAAAGTGGACGTCCGCACTCGGCTTAAAGTGCGAACGTCCCTCTGTTCGCCACCGGACGGCGCCGGTGACGGCGTGCCTCCACCCCAACGGACTCCAACAGCGTCCCCGACCACTTTTCCTCCCCGGCGAGTCCGCCAAATTCCAGTTTACCGGTGAGATTGATTTTATTTGAAGTTTTGGGTGATCTCGTCGGAAAACTAGAATTCGACGGACTCGCCGGGGAGGGAAAGTGGTCGGGGACGCTGCTGGAGTCCGCTGGGGTAGAAGCGCGCCCTCGCCGGCGCCGTACAGTGGCGAACGGAGGAAAATCTGCACCATAAAGCGGTGCGGACGTCCGCAGCTGAGAAAAATCCTATATATATATTAAACATTGATGACATGGCGTGTTGGAGGCTGAGGTGGCGTATCGGTCAACGTGTCAGGCCGTGTCAGAGACGTGTCGCCGTGTTGGATACTCCGGGGGTGTGAAGTGTCCGTGCAACATAATAAGCAACAGAGAAGAGAGAAGAGATGAAGAATAGGAGGGAGATGACATTGAACTGGATTTTCTCTCCGGTGGTCTTCAGAGTGTTTATTCGACTAGACGGCCAAATCAATCCACATTTCTAGTGAAAGCAAATGAAAATCAACACTCGGCTAATGGTTTGATGATCGTTTAAATTTTTTAGTCACCATTGCTGGTTGTTAGAACATGGGTTTATCCACATCCATCAATTTTGCTCATTTCCCAACTATTACATGCTTGTATGGTTCCATAATAATTTCCAATTGCTTTCTTTGATATTGATTTACAATCCTCATCATGAAAAAAGTCGGAGAAGCATATCAAGTGCAAAAGTCAGGAAGCACATAATATTGATAGTGAAGCAAAACTTCAATAGGAATCCCACATCTCTTCATAAAGAAACTGAATATAATCTCTTGCAAAACATATTCAGGAAGTATCAGTTCAAAAGCAGCAAAGAAACGCTAGTTTAAGAGTCTCATAATCCAACTGCATGACACAAACAGTCGTTCCCAGAAATGAACTGCAAGCTCACAGTCTTCGTCCTCTTCTACCACCCTTTCTACGAGTGCTATCAGTAGGAATTGGAGTCACATCCTCTGAAACATAAGATGAAAAACATCAAATTAACCCAAGTCTACAACTGCAATATCAAACATCAACAAATTCAAATCCTATGAGCAGAGAATCCCATGGTCTAAGCATTAACTAACACGGTTAACCACCGCTAAAAAAAACATGGTTTTAGACACAAGGTAAAATTATCTCACGAATATCTGTAGGTTCAAAATATGAATTCAATATTTTTCACTAACATGCATGCTCTGCTTAAAAGTGTTTTAACAATGGGTATACAACAGACAGGTATAAATTAAGTATCAAAATGCTTAAATTTAATTTACCTATACGACCAATTCTCATTCCAGAACGAGCCAGAGCACGGAGTGCTGACTGAGCACCAGGGCCAGGTGTCTTAGTTTTGTTGCCACCAGTTGCTCGCAGCTTAATATGAAGAGCAGTAATGCCCAACTCCTACAGTACCAAATCTTCAAATTAAGGGAAGAAAAAGAAAGAGAAACTCACACCTTATATACATATATACACACATCAATATCCATCTCTTAGGAAATAGTTAAAGAAATCCACAATTACTAACAGATCCCAAACAAATATTAAAAGGAAAGAACAAATTGCAAACAGATCAAGACCTTGCATCTTGTAGAAACATCCTGTGCTGCAAGCATAGCAGCGTATGGCGAAGACTCATCCCTGTCGGCCTTCACCTTCATACCACCTGTATTTACAAAAATCAGAAATGATAAACTGAAACATTTTGAAAAGCATCTTGTAAAAGTAATCAACCAGAAAGAACCAGTCTCACTCCAGTGCTTTAAACACAGAAACAAATGCAATGCAGCAATAAAAAGCACTGCCTTATACAAGTTGACACAGATTGTAAACTACATTCAGAAGATATGCACAAGAACTTGAATGAAATGCTTACCAGTGATGCGGACCAAAGTTTCCCTTCCAGAGAGATCAGTCACATGCTACAAAACCAACAAAAGCCAAAGATTAAAAACCAAATTCATAACGCTGAAAAGAAGCAGAACTGGTAGAGAAAGATAATTTCAGCTTACAATGAATGTGTCATTAAACGAGGCAAAAATGTGGGCAACCCCAAAGACATGCTCTCCATCTCTGACTGCAGGGCCAAGAGTGACATTCTCTTCCTTTGGCTCCCTAGTCTTCTTATGCTTCGACTGTAACACACATTCAAAAACAAATCAATCACAAGAACTACCTCCTTTCGACATTACCTATAACAGTATCTATACCACAACCTACTACCCTAATATTAACAACTATTTTTACACATTCAAGAACCTGATTTACACCCTAGCACACTATTATCTGTCAAATTGTTCAGTAATCTGAATTGAAAACTCGTCCGATTAAAACCAATAGCACACAGATTTCAAGGACAAATCAAATCTCAATATGAACAGAGAAACAAAAATAAGGCTTCTGGATCTGAAATCGAGCAACTATGGCTAGTGAAACAGACTCGGGTTGATTGGGATGGGAGATTTGCTTACCATGGTTGCGCGACGGTGCTATTGGAGGTTGTAGGAAGCTCCTGGCGGTTTTGGTATTCTGTAAAACCCTAAAGCGGAGGACTGAAGCGGGGCGTGTCTACTTGGATTTTATATGAGCCAGCTAGCGCTTTAGGGTTTCGTGAAGTGTTGGAGTTACAGGAATGCCCTTCGATTTCTGAAATATTGTAATTTTACACTTTTAGTTTCTGACTATTTACCTTTCCCTTTTTTGTTTTTTTTTTCCTTCTATTGTCAATGTAAATAAATTTTGAACATCATTTCTTCCAAATAATTTTGAATCCCTTTTGGATTTCTCTTAACCAAACTAACGGGTGATGTCGACATAGATTCATATGAGCCTGTTGTCAGTTTCTGTTTATCAGTTACTTTGGTGTTGGGACCAAGATTCACAGTGTATCTCTCCACAGTAAACGCACAAACCGAAAACCTCTCAAATTAGCGTTTGAGTTGAGAATCAAACGCTGTATTATAATTGTGCATGGGGAGCGTTCATACATTTCAACAATGAGAGGAAAACCATGAGGTCAAGTAAACAAAGTCGTTGGCTATCTTTGCAATCAAAAGCTCAAAGGTAATGTGTTCCGTGTTATATCAGATATGGAAGTACAGGACTACAGGGTTTCACTTTCAACGTGTATACTCTATTTTTCTCAGCAATGTTTTGTAAGTATAAATAACCGACCTTACAGAAAGTGGAGAAGAACACGATAACTAATAATTTTAGTGAGCCTAACTACAAAGAATGGTAATAACCAAAGTCATCCTGATGCTAAGCAGATATCAGACCGATATAGGCAGCAGCTAACGACAATGTGGACGATATAATATAGGCACCACCAACAATGACCGGTTCTTTAAGTCCACATAGTTCAAGGTGATGATGAAATGGTGCCATTCGGAAGAGCCGGCGACCCGCACCTTGCAAGTGCTTGGTTGTCTTAAAGTACATTACCTACATGTTTTACTAAAACATCAGTCCAGAGAGAACTGCAGTTTCAACCAAATCTGGGAGTGAGAAACACACAGTTTGTGGAAGTTCAATGGTATGGATAACAAACCTGCAAAATAACTGATGAGGCTTCCAAGACAAAGACGCCGGATGAAATGAACAATGGGAAGAACATCCCTGTGCAACAAGCCATTGCAGCTAACCCTCCACCAAGTGCCAAGGACCCAGTATTACCCATGAACACTGATGCCTTGTATCTGTTGTGCAAAAGAAAACCAACACAAGCTCCTGCCATTGACGCTCCAAATATTGCAAGGTCTGTTCATATGCCATACAATATTTAGTGCTGAAGAACTATAAAAAAAAAGTGCATTACTATTATCAACTATGAATTGGACGCCCAGACCAGATAACAAGAACCAATAACAAACCTATGTTGGTCAAATCTAATACAGTTCTACATCCCTTGTAAAAAAAAGTGAATTGATGGCCACTGTATCACATATAAGTCACATCATAAACCAAATGTCGATCAGTTGATCCTTGATGTACATGGCCCCATTTAAACTAAATCACAATAACAAATGCACTCACCTGAACATATTGGAAGTACTGCGATTGACATTCCTATAAAAGCCAATGCAGCAGATCCTCCAGCCAGCCCATCAAGGCCATCAGTTAAGTCCACCCCATTTCCCATAGAAACAAAACAGAATGAAGCCAGCATTAGATATAATTTTCCCAGCCACACTATGCCTATTGGAGCAGGTAGAGGAACCAACATTTTCCTGCATGACGAAAGAGGAGAGAGAACTTCAACAAAAGTACCATGAGTAAGCATTTAGTGCATAGATCCAGAAGTGTAGCAATTGACGTCCCAATAAATGAATATCATACTGTGAACCAAGTGAATATAAGATTATGTATGGCAGCAATCTTACTCATTAAGAACAAAATCAGTCCAAACCTAGTTCAACAATGATTATTTTGGGATGTGATCACTGATCAGAAGGGCTTCTCATACTTATCAACCAGATCGATTACATAAAAAGTACTCGTAAACTAGTAGATCTAACAGTAGAAAGAAATCAAAAGGCCAGAAAATTCAGTTCTACAAAAAGCCTCCTAAAAATTGTTTCTCACTCTAGTTATGAACATATGCTTAAAACCGAATACAGCTCACCATATGTAAATTACATATGCAATATATCTATTGGCGATCACTATTAGGCCAAATCATGTATTTAGTTTATATTAAGCTCAACTATATGCCTATTAAATATCTTATTTTGTCTGACTGGTATGCAGCATTTAAACACAAGTTCCTAATTTCTGTAAACTCATCACCAAAAGAATAGACATGTGAGTTACCATCAGAATAATAGTTACAAGAAGATATACATGCCATAGGGTGATGATATATTTGTCGTATGCAACCAATATGAAAACCATGTTCCAACAGCTACCTGCAAAAAATAGCCAAAAAAGAGAAATATTGTTACTCACAAGGTTGTTAGATGCAACTCCTAGATAGTATTTGAGAAAAAAAGAAAAAAAAGATAGTAGAATGTTCACCTCCAAAATGATTTTAATCCATGCAGATAGACCACTATTATGATTCTTGATCAAGCAAATGATATCATCAAGTAATCCAATAGCAGAAAAAGCAAGAGTTGCTGTAGCTGCTCCTGCTACTTCAACAGAAGAAAAACCGGCAGTGAACCTTGCAACAGTAACACCAACTGGTACAAAGAACAATCCACCCATTGTGGGAGTTCTTTTCTTCAAGGAGTGCCTTACATAACCTTCTTTTCTGATAATTTGATGAATCTTCAAGCTATAGAGCAGTGGAACACAAACATATCCCGCACAAGAGGCTAAAGCGGCTGATATAACGAACGGGCAAGTCAAGTGGAAGGGTGCCAAAGGTAGTTTAACAATGCGCCAAGCACACCAATCCACATATAGAAGTACCACTAGTAAGAACATTATCAGTCCTGCGTTGAGTAGTACTCCTTGTCTGATCCTGCAAACATATTGTAAAAGACCATCAAACTAAGGAAGATCTCACTAATTTCTCAGATTTCTTTGCTGAGGGCCAATGACATCTAAACGTTCTAGGTACATTGACACGGAATAGTCAAGACCATTACAGATACAATGGAAGCATTGTTGCATTCTTCGAGTATTATGTAAAATCCAAATGTGGGTACACTTGCCTGTGTCTCTTCCGCTGGCGCCCGAGCATTGCAAGCCGATAAGCACTAACAGTTAGAGCATCATCAGTTGGCTTAGTAATAGCAGGCAAATCAACATCAGACTGAGGAGAAACTACATACTCGGCATCACTATCGTCACCATCACTCGAAAAACTCATGTAGTTTGCAGTCTCTTCCTGGTTATTTCCCCAATCCTCAACCGGCGAAAAATCACCAAAATCCTACAGATTAAACCAATTAATTAACAATATTGCTATTTGCTACAATCTTAAAAAAAAAAAAAAATACATGTAACACTATAACATTAGTCTAACTCTCTCAAATGTAATACCGAGATCTCTCCGAAAACGAACAATCCAAAATCAATAAGCTTTAGAAATATGAAGTGAGTTAGAGAAAGGTTACCACATCAAAGGCTCCATAGTGGACAGGACCATGACCAAAGCGGCGTCCACAGCTTCGTAACCCGATCAACTACAAAAAGTAATCACGAACAAATGTAAACGAGACTGTCACAGATTATAGTTTTTACAGTCAAATAGTTGACTTTTACATTAAGCTATCAAACTCTCAACAAATTTCACCAAACCATAGAATGAAAGAAATCAACGGTCGCCAACTCACAAACCTTAAGATCGTAACTGATTCCGGAACATACCGGAGGGAATCCGGAACCGGATCGGAGGCGATCGACGGAGGGAAATGAGGAGCGGCGGTGGGGGCGAGGGAGCTGGAGAGGGTAGAGGTGGCGGAGATTGAAGGAATAATAAGATGATGCCATGGCGGTGAATCAGTAAAAGAAGAAGAGAGTTTCAGAGAGGAAAGTGTAAATGAGAGAAGAAATAGATCTCGAAGAACAGGTTGGTGAATCCATTAATAAAACTGGACAAGGATATTCGAGCTGCCCGAAACAACTCCAAGCGGAATGGCCGGAGGGAGAAAGCAAAATAGAAAAACTTTGAAAGTCCCGCAACGATTTTCTCTCTTTTTATATATCATGACGCGCCTTTTGGAGCGTGGCGCCACATAGCACATAGCACATATCACTTATAACATAAAGTCGGAGTAAACGATTTTCTCTCTTTTTATATATTTGTTTGAGGAGAAATACTTCTGTGCGACTGTCGTGTCTCGTGTCTGTGCGACACGTGTTTTTGCTCCGACAAATTCTCCGGTGAAGTTTTTTCTTCTTTTTTCTGGAGAATCTTGGCTCATCGGAGCTCCGGGAGCGAATCGAGAGGAGAGGAGAGGGATCCGGAGAGGGAGACGAAGGTGAGGCGTTAGGAGGTGGAGAGGAAGAAGAAGGTGGAGAGAGGGAGGCGTAGGGTTGTGGCGGAGGAGGAACCTGGCTTCGAGACGGAGGAGGATCTGTGAGAGGAGATCGTCGTGGTTGGCGATGGTTTCGGCCGGCGGGGGTGAAGATTCTGGCTCTATTGCTTCGCCGGAGAGGGGCTGTGTGGAAAAAAAAAAAACACGTGTCGCACAACCGTCGGCTGATCGCACACGTGACACAGACACAGAAGTATCTCTCTTGTTTGAGGCCATGACGCGCCTTTTGGAGCGTGAAACCACGAGGCGCCACATAGCAAATATCATAGTGGTGTAAATTGCATTAGCTGTTACTAACCACAATGTTATGTCTTGATCTAAGACCTAACATCGATGAAGCATAAGTATATAGTCTACGTGGCTCAATTCATATGCAATCATAGGTCAAGGTAATGATTACTACTCATATTTACTTAGTTTTCAACAGTAAGAGTGAACCCAATTGAACAAATCAATGTGCATCTTTTGTCACTAGAATCAATCAAGTCTACAAGACAACTACAACTGACACCGGAGTCCGGCCTCGTCCCGTTGTGAATCCCCTGGTTCCATCAGGCATTCTGGGGCCAGGTGGTGGCTTTGAAGGTTCAATTGGATGAGCAGACGAAGTAGTTCCGTGGCCTGGAGAGAAAGA from Fragaria vesca subsp. vesca linkage group LG3, FraVesHawaii_1.0, whole genome shotgun sequence harbors:
- the LOC101310384 gene encoding uncharacterized protein LOC101310384 codes for the protein MSTSTSDQSSIPLPIFKGENYDFWSIKTRTFFVSQDLWDIVDKGFSTSENPSVEQLRQEKKERQEKKERQKDATTFYAIQLAVDDTNFSRIIGATTSKEAWDLLKEEFQGTAKVRSVKLQTMRRDLENLKIKEFEIVKDYYSRLKEIVNQLRAYGENISETRVVEKILISLTKKYDPIVTAIENSKDITSLSVTELISSLETFEKRLSGRNESPIEKVFRTKINLQSQKDENERKFDESSRGGDKPKYWVNEKDFKEKRKYPPCGICNKNNHKEEECWFRGKTKCRNCNKFGHKEENCFFKKSHRANFSKKKNVGFGEKQNAETVTSSVIKKKIVSSRKATEQTFQGNMSKRSISSILVMTWQMKRKIEGGTSTAAATIICQKTRTISPS
- the LOC101314634 gene encoding 40S ribosomal protein S14-like, with protein sequence MSKHKKTREPKEENVTLGPAVRDGEHVFGVAHIFASFNDTFIHVTDLSGRETLVRITGGMKVKADRDESSPYAAMLAAQDVSTRCKELGITALHIKLRATGGNKTKTPGPGAQSALRALARSGMRIGRIEDVTPIPTDSTRRKGGRRGRRL
- the LOC101293958 gene encoding phospho-N-acetylmuramoyl-pentapeptide-transferase homolog; its protein translation is MLTHGTFVEVLSPLSSCRKMLVPLPAPIGIVWLGKLYLMLASFCFVSMGNGVDLTDGLDGLAGGSAALAFIGMSIAVLPICSDLAIFGASMAGACVGFLLHNRYKASVFMGNTGSLALGGGLAAMACCTGMFFPLFISSGVFVLEASSVILQVMYFKTTKHLQGAGRRLFRMAPFHHHLELCGLKEPVIVGGAYIISSTLSLAAAYIGLISA